From a region of the Salinispira pacifica genome:
- the flgN gene encoding flagellar export chaperone FlgN, whose amino-acid sequence MTVQEFQSILETQTVLFQQLSEHQVNLQEAVIEKDYPGAEKSISAMKELSEGIRDCETRRQLAFEELLNQMNISPEFGLTMLFATLEDGQREKLASAFRELKIAVLQVRTVNEGIMAYSGSQLETMEGIVDELYPQRRDGTYTSRGMHSTSAQPVVLDHSL is encoded by the coding sequence ATGACTGTTCAGGAATTTCAAAGCATACTCGAAACCCAGACCGTACTGTTCCAGCAGCTGTCGGAGCATCAGGTAAACCTCCAGGAAGCGGTAATCGAAAAGGATTATCCCGGGGCGGAGAAGAGTATTTCAGCCATGAAGGAATTATCCGAAGGCATCCGGGACTGCGAAACCCGGCGGCAGCTGGCGTTCGAGGAACTTCTGAATCAAATGAATATATCTCCGGAATTCGGGCTGACCATGCTGTTTGCCACTTTGGAAGACGGGCAACGGGAAAAGCTTGCCTCGGCATTCCGGGAGCTGAAAATTGCGGTGCTTCAGGTTCGAACGGTAAATGAAGGAATTATGGCCTATTCCGGCAGCCAGCTGGAGACCATGGAAGGCATTGTGGATGAGTTGTACCCCCAGAGACGGGACGGAACCTACACTTCCCGGGGAATGCACAGCACAAGCGCTCAGCCGGTGGTGCTGGATCACAGTTTGTGA
- the flgK gene encoding flagellar hook-associated protein FlgK has translation MQSTFSGIELGKRSLFAHSRALSTVGHNMSNASTEGYSRQRVHFTATDPLYRPQLNRAETPGQIGQGVDIARIERVRDELLEGRIVANANGEGYWETRDSYILQMEQIYNEPGDLSIRGQMDRFWDSWEELSIYPDQMASRQAVLENGKALAEGIQLRNQGLEQIRSMLNDDINVTVNQVNDLSREIASLNHEIVKVKAAGDEPNDLMDRRDLLIEELGQLIDVTVDYRDSDEINVHTAGFQLVQGDKFKEFELQSNPQNEGNPDVIWEYNQEQAHFRGGKLAALIELRDVDVREEIQGLDNMAVNFVDLVNEVHRDAYGMNGRTGLNFFDQHPFVNNVNGNFDADGDGAFDSTYLFRVTGNNSLDPEQEIGLAGTITLNGAQGPVQVDYQSEDTVRDVILRINNSGAEVVARLDREGRLSMKATPSAQMSNPDFVIRQMEDSGQFLVGYSGILLESGADGGYSSAQADAVAALRGGALSYEVSPLGHPSAWIGVSDEVSNDPASIATGFGAQGRPGEVGDGRAALEIASIRNQPVMVGQIDSFDDYFADTAAYIGLKGQEAEIALETQELIMKDLRDTRASISGVNIDEELAQMMKFQHGYNATSRFISTFNSMLDTIINRMGV, from the coding sequence ATGCAGAGTACATTTTCCGGAATTGAACTGGGCAAACGCTCACTGTTCGCCCACTCACGGGCATTGTCCACCGTTGGACATAATATGAGCAATGCCTCCACCGAGGGATACAGCAGACAGCGGGTACATTTTACCGCAACAGACCCCCTCTACCGGCCCCAGCTGAACCGGGCGGAAACTCCCGGGCAGATCGGGCAGGGTGTGGACATCGCCAGAATTGAACGGGTCCGGGATGAACTGCTGGAAGGCCGAATCGTGGCAAACGCCAACGGCGAAGGCTACTGGGAAACCCGGGACAGCTACATCCTTCAAATGGAGCAGATCTACAATGAACCCGGCGACCTTTCCATCCGGGGACAGATGGACCGCTTCTGGGACAGCTGGGAGGAACTCTCCATATATCCGGATCAGATGGCGTCCCGCCAGGCGGTTCTGGAGAACGGTAAAGCCCTTGCGGAGGGCATTCAGCTGCGGAACCAGGGCCTTGAACAGATCCGTTCCATGCTCAATGACGATATCAACGTGACGGTGAACCAGGTGAATGATCTCAGCCGGGAAATCGCCTCCCTGAACCATGAGATTGTGAAGGTGAAGGCAGCCGGCGATGAACCCAATGACCTCATGGACCGCCGGGACCTTCTCATCGAAGAGCTGGGACAATTGATCGATGTGACCGTGGATTACCGGGATTCGGATGAGATCAACGTACACACTGCTGGTTTTCAGCTGGTTCAGGGCGATAAATTCAAGGAATTTGAACTCCAGTCCAATCCTCAGAATGAGGGAAATCCTGATGTGATCTGGGAGTACAACCAGGAACAGGCCCATTTCCGGGGAGGAAAGCTTGCCGCCCTGATTGAACTCAGAGACGTGGATGTCCGGGAGGAAATTCAGGGCCTGGACAACATGGCGGTGAATTTTGTGGATCTGGTGAATGAGGTTCACCGTGACGCCTACGGCATGAACGGCCGCACCGGTCTGAACTTTTTCGATCAACATCCCTTTGTAAACAATGTGAACGGCAATTTCGATGCCGACGGCGACGGAGCTTTCGACTCAACCTATCTGTTCCGTGTAACCGGGAACAACAGCCTGGATCCCGAGCAGGAAATCGGTCTTGCCGGAACCATCACCCTGAACGGCGCCCAGGGGCCCGTACAGGTCGATTATCAGTCTGAAGATACCGTCCGGGATGTGATCCTCCGGATTAACAACTCCGGGGCGGAGGTGGTTGCCAGACTTGACCGTGAGGGACGACTGAGTATGAAGGCCACACCTTCGGCCCAGATGAGCAATCCGGACTTTGTAATCCGTCAGATGGAGGATTCCGGCCAGTTTCTGGTGGGATATTCGGGAATTCTGCTGGAAAGCGGTGCCGACGGCGGGTATTCATCCGCCCAGGCAGATGCAGTTGCAGCCCTCCGGGGAGGAGCCTTGAGTTATGAGGTTTCCCCCCTTGGACATCCTTCGGCATGGATCGGGGTAAGTGACGAGGTTTCCAACGATCCTGCCAGCATCGCAACGGGATTCGGTGCCCAGGGCAGGCCCGGAGAAGTAGGTGACGGCCGTGCGGCGCTTGAAATTGCATCCATTCGGAACCAGCCGGTAATGGTTGGTCAGATCGACAGTTTTGACGACTATTTCGCAGATACCGCCGCATATATCGGACTCAAGGGGCAGGAGGCGGAAATCGCCCTGGAAACCCAGGAGCTGATCATGAAGGATCTGCGGGATACCCGGGCATCAATATCCGGAGTGAATATTGATGAAGAGTTGGCACAGATGATGAAATTTCAGCACGGATACAATGCCACTTCCAGGTTTATCAGCACCTTCAACAGCATGCTGGATACAATTATCAACCGGATGGGAGTATAA
- a CDS encoding flagellar hook-associated protein 3: protein MHRISTNLPNDNLQFHTRNRQVRMNEAQNRMAAQTRILNLRDDPAAAAHATRQQSYLTRLERFSDNIENSMEHYRTAEGHIRHGVDILQEIRQIAVMGGNGTYSKDDLSAMGRQVDELLQEFISSANARDGEGNSIFSGDRTQNLPYRVVEGRIPGMGGTVVTDVEYIGNIGQRKTEVADGKYIELNFPGNQVFWAENQQLYAETDAQNYVVQADSAINVNGTEISLREGDNVYQVISKINDSGAEVKARLDPVSNSLVMETTTPRQLWLADENGSVLQDLGILQDGDSRPPQNISRDARQFGGSAFDAIIRLRDNLYQGDTIDIGGDGLRSIDSALNNMLSNLGSVGAKTSRMELAFKRTEKEIVDVSDRASRLTDIDLTQAITEFAMLEQTHQAALSVAADVMQTTLLDFLR, encoded by the coding sequence ATGCATAGAATCAGCACGAATTTACCCAACGATAATCTTCAGTTTCATACACGAAACCGACAGGTTCGAATGAATGAGGCGCAAAACCGCATGGCTGCCCAGACCCGCATTCTCAACCTTCGGGACGATCCAGCAGCCGCAGCTCACGCCACGCGGCAGCAGAGCTATCTTACCCGTCTTGAACGCTTCAGCGATAATATCGAAAACAGCATGGAGCATTACCGTACTGCAGAAGGGCATATCCGCCACGGCGTGGATATTCTGCAGGAGATCCGGCAGATCGCGGTGATGGGCGGGAACGGCACCTATTCCAAGGACGATCTGTCCGCCATGGGACGTCAGGTGGATGAGCTTCTTCAGGAGTTTATCAGCAGTGCCAATGCACGTGACGGTGAGGGCAACAGCATCTTCTCGGGGGACCGGACCCAGAATCTGCCCTACCGGGTGGTGGAAGGCCGAATTCCCGGAATGGGAGGCACGGTGGTCACCGATGTGGAGTACATCGGAAATATCGGGCAGAGGAAAACCGAAGTTGCCGACGGTAAGTACATAGAACTGAACTTTCCGGGAAATCAGGTGTTCTGGGCGGAAAACCAGCAGCTCTATGCCGAGACAGATGCGCAGAACTATGTGGTTCAGGCGGACAGCGCCATCAATGTTAACGGTACAGAAATATCGCTTCGGGAAGGGGATAATGTTTATCAGGTGATATCCAAAATCAACGATTCCGGAGCTGAGGTGAAGGCCCGGCTGGATCCGGTAAGCAATTCACTGGTAATGGAGACCACCACTCCCCGACAACTGTGGCTGGCTGATGAGAACGGCAGCGTCCTCCAGGATCTGGGGATTCTCCAGGATGGAGACAGCCGGCCTCCCCAGAATATCTCCAGGGACGCCCGGCAGTTCGGCGGAAGCGCTTTTGATGCCATTATCCGCCTCCGGGATAACCTGTACCAGGGCGATACCATCGATATCGGCGGCGACGGCTTGAGAAGCATCGATTCGGCTCTCAACAATATGCTCTCCAATCTGGGCAGCGTTGGGGCGAAGACCAGCAGAATGGAACTGGCCTTTAAACGCACCGAGAAGGAGATAGTTGACGTGAGTGACCGGGCCAGCCGTCTCACAGATATCGATCTCACCCAGGCAATCACCGAATTTGCAATGCTGGAACAGACCCACCAGGCCGCACTGTCAGTTGCGGCGGATGTAATGCAAACCACATTATTGGATTTTCTGAGGTAG
- the fliW gene encoding flagellar assembly protein FliW encodes MTIDSRAFGSIDVDDKQIISFPKGILGFEDHHDFALLDASQAPFYWLQSLSNAQTAFVLISPDVFRKDYELSVVSAELELLEIVQKDDGDLVYRGSDESAELLVLSIVTVTADKNQMTANLQGPIIINPRDRLGMQGIQTDAKWKTKHFILQEMSQGEGG; translated from the coding sequence ATGACCATTGATTCACGGGCATTCGGCAGCATCGATGTGGACGACAAACAAATTATCAGTTTCCCCAAGGGAATTCTCGGTTTTGAAGATCATCACGATTTTGCCCTTCTGGATGCTTCACAGGCTCCGTTTTACTGGCTCCAGTCACTGAGCAACGCCCAGACTGCGTTTGTGCTGATCTCTCCCGATGTGTTCCGGAAGGATTATGAACTGAGTGTGGTGAGTGCGGAGCTGGAGCTTCTGGAAATTGTGCAGAAGGATGACGGAGATCTGGTGTACCGGGGGAGCGACGAATCCGCCGAACTTCTGGTTCTCTCCATTGTAACCGTCACTGCGGATAAAAATCAGATGACTGCCAACCTCCAGGGGCCCATAATCATCAATCCCCGGGACCGTTTGGGAATGCAGGGCATCCAGACCGATGCGAAGTGGAAAACCAAACACTTCATCCTCCAGGAGATGTCCCAAGGGGAGGGCGGCTGA
- the csrA gene encoding carbon storage regulator CsrA has translation MLVLTRKINEAIMIGDDIEIAVVDIKGDQVKLGIRAPRSVKVFRHEVYEAIQDENRRAAESSGDLPSLGDFPPKKD, from the coding sequence ATGCTTGTACTCACCAGAAAAATCAACGAAGCGATCATGATCGGCGACGATATAGAAATTGCCGTGGTGGATATTAAAGGCGACCAGGTGAAACTGGGGATCCGGGCACCCAGGTCGGTGAAGGTGTTCAGACACGAAGTGTACGAAGCGATCCAGGACGAAAACCGCAGAGCCGCCGAATCCTCCGGGGACCTGCCATCTCTGGGGGACTTTCCTCCCAAGAAGGACTGA
- the tsaB gene encoding tRNA (adenosine(37)-N6)-threonylcarbamoyltransferase complex dimerization subunit type 1 TsaB has product MARKNNQSISSETEDGGAFLSLDAGTEYLQLCLSMPGSRGRIRHIRVLDAGLRHVEGMMPEIEKLLSLGGISPGELDGLITGRGPGSFTGLRIAMAAMKGLSSALNIPLISISALDAIAWKYRHSRAMLTAAIDARKSRYYCAAWNFHSSQPIPEPHGNNYREILDYLKDRTVVKAADLLPGEVGIRLNELRHNEPSLNTGGKRESSPEPVSVPIILGGPHGASLAAALNSPEVGSSGAILHVLPFDEWVSSMDELGRLALASGIRDPESLGPEYLRSSEAEIHR; this is encoded by the coding sequence ATGGCCAGGAAGAACAACCAATCCATTTCATCCGAAACTGAAGACGGCGGAGCCTTTCTCAGCCTGGATGCAGGAACCGAATATCTCCAGCTCTGCCTGAGCATGCCCGGCAGCCGCGGACGCATCAGGCACATACGGGTTCTGGATGCGGGGCTGCGGCATGTTGAAGGGATGATGCCGGAAATTGAAAAGCTGCTCTCCCTCGGAGGAATATCCCCTGGAGAGCTGGACGGTCTGATCACCGGCCGGGGACCGGGAAGTTTTACCGGCCTGAGAATTGCCATGGCGGCAATGAAAGGCCTGTCATCCGCCCTGAACATCCCCCTCATAAGCATCTCCGCTTTGGATGCCATCGCCTGGAAGTACCGGCACAGCCGAGCCATGCTCACCGCTGCAATTGATGCCCGAAAATCCCGATATTATTGCGCTGCATGGAACTTTCACAGCTCTCAACCGATTCCCGAACCCCACGGGAACAACTACCGGGAGATTCTGGATTATCTGAAAGATCGGACAGTGGTGAAGGCAGCGGACCTGCTGCCGGGGGAAGTGGGCATCCGGCTGAATGAGCTGCGGCACAACGAACCTTCTCTGAATACAGGCGGGAAGCGTGAGTCATCACCGGAACCGGTATCTGTGCCGATCATTCTTGGGGGCCCCCACGGGGCCTCACTGGCCGCAGCGCTGAACAGCCCGGAGGTGGGATCTTCCGGGGCTATTCTCCATGTTCTTCCCTTTGATGAATGGGTGAGCAGCATGGATGAGCTTGGGCGTCTGGCCCTCGCTTCGGGGATTCGGGATCCTGAATCCCTGGGGCCGGAATATCTGCGCTCCAGCGAGGCGGAAATTCACAGATGA
- the tsaE gene encoding tRNA (adenosine(37)-N6)-threonylcarbamoyltransferase complex ATPase subunit type 1 TsaE yields MNNRSELQNEGLTSDPWEQKFKRISRSAWEFSSNSPEESLELASFMGSRALPGDIYALEGGLGAGKTLFSRGFAEGLGIQQPVTSPTFPIIQEYDHEPPLYHMDLYRLSDSDDVIETGAEELWSGSGVTLIEWPDRAEDILPPDCIRIRIQIDGPERRTIRISASTQRMELLEKQLSRKPGGENPGTSAD; encoded by the coding sequence ATGAATAACAGATCAGAATTACAGAATGAAGGGCTCACGTCAGATCCATGGGAACAGAAGTTCAAACGTATCTCCCGTTCTGCATGGGAATTCTCCAGCAATTCACCGGAAGAGAGTCTGGAGCTGGCGTCCTTCATGGGCTCCCGGGCTCTCCCCGGAGATATATATGCCCTGGAAGGCGGTCTTGGTGCAGGAAAAACCCTCTTCAGCAGAGGTTTTGCAGAAGGACTGGGCATTCAGCAGCCGGTGACCAGCCCGACCTTTCCGATCATTCAGGAATATGACCATGAGCCGCCGTTGTATCATATGGATCTTTATCGTCTCAGCGACAGCGATGATGTAATCGAAACAGGTGCCGAGGAACTGTGGTCCGGATCCGGGGTAACTCTCATCGAATGGCCGGACCGGGCCGAGGACATTCTCCCGCCGGATTGCATTCGGATTCGTATCCAAATCGACGGCCCGGAACGCAGAACAATCCGAATATCAGCATCAACGCAGCGCATGGAGCTGCTGGAAAAGCAGCTGAGCCGGAAACCCGGGGGTGAAAATCCCGGAACCTCTGCGGACTGA
- a CDS encoding flagellar brake protein: MNPMLLQFIAKADNTSAIISAIIFGALVLLMILSARRGGGGGGSRRSSYNKGSFKKTGKNLGLESHHIQLLQKAVKDNNIANPQRLYQSPGYLNKILQNVISDVEDANMSRGERNRVINEIFEIKRRISRGADQVKRYGHTKNLKLGQDVTVYSKTLPPAQSQVTGNLENHLAIETPVSADGSPMKYRPGATLKVRFIRDSGKVYVFLTKLREYRKVDGIDNMLVDHSDKVEQNQLRKSPRREFNRPAYFQPVEVITEGKGKKARRRAVVNKNRRFLGQIEDISRGGCALYSRNPMRKGALLKIRFDFASGEDISVFGKVRSVEPTKPFGGLMHVAFTRVSMQHLNEIQSYVYGFFEE; encoded by the coding sequence ATGAATCCCATGCTGCTGCAGTTTATTGCAAAGGCCGATAACACCTCGGCGATCATTTCGGCGATTATATTCGGAGCTCTCGTCCTGCTGATGATATTGAGTGCACGCAGGGGCGGAGGCGGAGGCGGCAGCAGACGCAGCAGCTATAATAAAGGGAGTTTTAAAAAAACCGGGAAAAACCTGGGACTGGAAAGTCATCATATTCAGCTCCTGCAAAAGGCGGTGAAAGACAATAATATCGCCAACCCCCAACGTCTGTACCAAAGCCCCGGCTATCTGAATAAAATCCTTCAGAACGTCATCTCCGACGTGGAAGATGCGAACATGTCCCGGGGGGAACGGAACCGTGTCATCAACGAAATTTTTGAAATTAAGAGAAGAATTTCCCGGGGTGCGGATCAGGTAAAACGATACGGACATACCAAGAACCTGAAACTCGGGCAGGATGTGACCGTTTATTCCAAAACCCTGCCTCCCGCCCAGTCTCAGGTAACCGGTAACCTGGAAAATCATCTGGCCATCGAAACCCCCGTAAGCGCAGACGGATCTCCCATGAAGTACCGCCCCGGTGCAACCCTCAAGGTGCGCTTCATCCGGGACAGCGGGAAGGTGTATGTATTTCTCACCAAGCTCAGGGAGTACCGGAAAGTTGACGGCATCGATAATATGCTTGTGGATCACAGCGACAAGGTTGAACAGAACCAGCTGAGAAAATCTCCCAGACGGGAGTTTAACCGGCCGGCCTATTTTCAGCCTGTTGAAGTAATCACCGAGGGGAAGGGCAAAAAAGCCCGCCGCCGTGCAGTTGTGAACAAGAACCGCAGGTTCCTGGGACAGATTGAAGATATCAGCCGGGGCGGGTGCGCTCTGTACAGCCGGAATCCCATGCGGAAAGGTGCGCTGCTGAAGATCCGCTTCGATTTCGCCAGCGGTGAGGATATCTCCGTATTCGGCAAGGTGCGGAGTGTTGAACCCACCAAACCCTTCGGCGGTCTCATGCATGTGGCATTTACCCGGGTAAGTATGCAGCATCTGAATGAAATCCAGAGCTATGTGTACGGATTTTTCGAAGAGTAG
- the fliD gene encoding flagellar filament capping protein FliD, producing MSDISIPGVSSRFNTESMVKELVEAESTRLDRMESELQTYQTEKKVWQEVNLGLNNLRESARSLFSFENPFNERNAVSSNESVLTAQATREAVEGTTDVKVIQVARSDRFISDDLSRELEVDQGIYNFTVGDDSVRLRFRGGSLREFSDALNRRDPELLRSSVVNNRPGSQVILIEALKEGSENPLGFEDDARELALELGWVERARDTSASIDMSETRVEQWTKDLDNLPLSRNGEVLQIGPGADLSLPFPEAVNVKSGMILQYEVKLATNESYRQSEPTAPSGPGSPETGSVSLRDASLPDLPSSIDLPEPPDPKPQEIVEDNQLIFARNRNQTIPLPEVRESAEFITVEVPLSDYTSRLDALNISNPNTLKDLSIRNIQVIDPSARGDLRPKNSVANARDAILEVDGITIERQSNTIDDVIPGVTMELRRDSPEEVELRVEPDRELVKEGLIEWVASYNQIIRDVNILTRNTPEIIDEIEYFTEEEREKYTERLGMFQGDSTLNTLKSRLQSITMSSYDTRAGRDLALLAQMGISTNASRGGGGGVNASRLRGYLEINEDVLDQALASHFQAAKELFGRDSDGDLLTDQGVAYEMDTLVRPFVEIGGIIANRTSRYDTLISSTNDEIRDYEEYLEDYEAEMRRQFGTMESAINSLESQRQGLENLNNRSE from the coding sequence ATGTCTGATATTTCAATTCCCGGTGTTTCCAGCCGGTTTAATACAGAAAGCATGGTGAAGGAACTGGTAGAGGCGGAAAGCACCCGTCTGGACCGGATGGAATCCGAACTGCAAACGTATCAGACCGAAAAGAAGGTCTGGCAGGAAGTAAACCTGGGTCTGAACAACCTTCGTGAAAGCGCCCGGAGTCTCTTCAGTTTTGAAAACCCCTTTAACGAACGGAACGCCGTTTCCAGCAACGAGTCTGTACTTACAGCCCAGGCCACCCGTGAAGCAGTGGAGGGAACCACCGATGTAAAGGTGATTCAGGTGGCCAGGTCGGATCGCTTTATTTCAGATGATCTGAGTCGTGAGCTGGAAGTGGATCAGGGAATATATAATTTTACCGTAGGCGATGATTCGGTACGCCTGCGGTTCCGGGGGGGCAGTCTGCGGGAATTTTCAGATGCTCTGAATCGCCGCGACCCTGAATTGCTGCGCAGTTCGGTGGTAAACAACCGCCCCGGAAGCCAGGTAATTCTTATTGAAGCCCTGAAAGAAGGAAGCGAGAATCCCCTGGGATTCGAAGATGATGCCCGGGAACTGGCGCTCGAGCTGGGATGGGTTGAACGTGCCCGGGATACCAGCGCATCCATCGATATGAGTGAAACCAGGGTTGAACAGTGGACCAAAGATCTGGACAACCTCCCCCTGAGCAGAAACGGTGAAGTACTCCAGATCGGTCCGGGAGCGGACCTGTCCCTCCCCTTCCCCGAAGCGGTGAACGTGAAATCGGGAATGATTCTCCAATACGAGGTAAAGCTGGCAACCAATGAATCATACCGCCAATCCGAGCCCACAGCACCCTCAGGCCCCGGAAGCCCGGAAACCGGATCGGTGAGTCTGAGGGATGCCAGCCTGCCGGATCTGCCCAGCAGCATCGATCTGCCCGAACCTCCGGATCCCAAACCCCAGGAGATAGTGGAAGATAATCAGCTCATATTCGCCCGGAACAGAAATCAGACCATACCCCTCCCTGAGGTGCGTGAAAGCGCGGAATTTATCACCGTGGAAGTGCCCTTATCCGACTACACCTCCCGGCTGGACGCTTTAAACATCAGCAATCCGAACACACTGAAGGACCTTTCCATCAGGAATATCCAGGTGATAGATCCCTCTGCCCGGGGAGATCTGCGTCCGAAAAACTCAGTTGCAAATGCCAGGGATGCCATCCTGGAAGTGGACGGGATCACCATTGAGCGTCAGAGCAATACCATTGACGATGTTATTCCCGGGGTCACCATGGAACTGCGGCGGGATTCGCCGGAGGAAGTGGAACTGAGAGTGGAACCGGACAGAGAGCTGGTCAAGGAAGGCCTCATAGAATGGGTTGCCAGTTATAACCAGATTATCCGGGACGTAAACATCCTTACCCGGAACACTCCCGAAATCATTGATGAGATCGAATATTTCACCGAGGAGGAACGGGAGAAGTACACCGAGCGCCTGGGAATGTTTCAGGGCGACAGCACCCTGAATACCCTGAAAAGCAGGCTCCAGTCCATTACCATGAGCAGCTACGACACCCGGGCGGGACGGGATCTCGCCCTGCTGGCTCAAATGGGGATCAGCACCAACGCATCCCGGGGTGGCGGGGGCGGAGTGAACGCCAGCAGACTGCGGGGATACCTTGAGATTAACGAAGATGTTTTGGATCAGGCGCTGGCAAGCCATTTTCAGGCAGCCAAGGAACTGTTCGGACGGGACAGTGACGGAGATCTGCTCACCGACCAGGGGGTTGCCTACGAAATGGATACCCTGGTGAGACCCTTTGTTGAGATCGGCGGAATTATCGCCAACCGGACTTCCCGCTACGACACCCTCATCAGTTCCACCAACGATGAAATCAGAGACTACGAAGAATACCTGGAGGATTACGAGGCTGAAATGCGCCGCCAGTTCGGAACCATGGAGTCGGCCATCAACAGCCTTGAAAGCCAGCGCCAGGGGCTGGAAAATCTGAACAACAGGTCTGAATAG
- a CDS encoding flagellar protein FlaG, whose translation MSFEIHGVVGQGSSRPATNQDTRRDPSSPVNSPTAGSEQRDYSIPGSSRNDQQQKTRQLQAEARQQQQIDARRRSEEAEAVQQASQEEVEREVQQALKELEQVNLSFAHKLKYSIDHEDHEILVKVIDPETDEVIKELPPVALQRLHDRIQEFIGLLVDEEA comes from the coding sequence ATGTCATTTGAAATACACGGCGTGGTCGGCCAGGGAAGTTCCCGCCCCGCGACAAACCAGGATACCCGAAGGGATCCGTCATCACCGGTAAACAGTCCCACAGCAGGCAGTGAACAGAGGGACTATTCCATCCCCGGCAGCAGCAGAAACGATCAGCAGCAAAAAACCCGACAACTCCAGGCAGAAGCCAGGCAACAGCAGCAGATAGACGCCCGGCGGCGCTCGGAAGAAGCTGAGGCAGTACAGCAGGCAAGCCAGGAAGAGGTGGAACGGGAAGTTCAACAGGCTCTCAAGGAGCTGGAGCAGGTGAACCTCTCCTTCGCACACAAGCTGAAATACAGCATCGACCACGAAGACCATGAAATTCTGGTGAAAGTGATCGACCCGGAAACCGACGAGGTGATTAAAGAACTGCCTCCGGTAGCCCTGCAGAGACTGCACGATCGGATTCAGGAATTTATCGGACTGCTGGTGGACGAAGAAGCTTGA
- a CDS encoding flagellin — MIINHNMSAMYANRTLGERTQETQSSIEKLSSGERITRAADDASGLAVSEKLRSQVRGLNQASRNIGNAVSFIQTTEGYLQNTGDILGRIRELSVQSANGIYTAEDRMQIQVEVSQLVDEVNRIASHAQFNGMNMLTGAFASDSATGQIMQFHVGANMDQNEQVFIGTMTAESLGLTNAQGNGEIINISSPESANAAIGQVDTALSVINKQRADLGAYQNRFEMAQKGVDIAAENLQAAESRIRDADMASEMVEFTKNQILTQANTAMLAQANVQSQSVLQLLG, encoded by the coding sequence ATGATTATTAACCACAACATGAGCGCAATGTACGCAAACCGTACATTAGGTGAGCGGACACAGGAAACTCAGAGTTCCATCGAGAAACTGAGCTCCGGAGAACGCATCACCCGCGCAGCGGACGACGCATCTGGTCTCGCGGTTTCCGAGAAGCTTCGCTCTCAGGTTCGAGGATTGAACCAGGCAAGCAGGAATATCGGTAACGCAGTATCCTTTATTCAGACTACTGAAGGGTATCTGCAGAACACCGGCGATATTCTCGGTCGTATTCGGGAACTCTCCGTTCAATCTGCCAACGGTATTTACACAGCTGAAGACCGTATGCAGATTCAGGTAGAAGTTTCCCAGCTTGTAGACGAGGTTAACCGAATCGCAAGCCATGCACAGTTCAACGGAATGAACATGCTCACCGGTGCATTTGCATCTGACAGTGCAACCGGACAGATCATGCAGTTCCACGTGGGTGCAAACATGGACCAGAATGAACAGGTGTTCATCGGTACCATGACTGCCGAATCTCTTGGTCTGACAAATGCACAGGGCAACGGAGAAATTATCAACATTTCTTCCCCTGAATCTGCAAATGCGGCCATCGGTCAGGTAGATACCGCTCTCAGTGTGATTAACAAGCAGCGAGCCGACCTTGGTGCCTATCAGAATCGTTTTGAAATGGCACAGAAAGGTGTGGATATTGCTGCAGAGAACTTACAGGCAGCTGAATCGAGAATCCGTGATGCCGACATGGCATCTGAAATGGTGGAATTCACCAAGAATCAGATTCTCACTCAGGCAAATACCGCCATGCTGGCACAGGCAAATGTACAGAGCCAGTCAGTACTTCAGCTTCTTGGCTAA